GCCAGCTCTCGGCGTCCCAAGCTGGATCGAAGCAAAGGGCGTCGATGGCGGCGATGCCGACGACGTCGGAGGCCCTGCCACGGCGCACGAGGATGGGCGGCGTGGGGCTCATGCGCGGTGGGTTCCGTGCTGGGCGCGAAGCCTGGCAGCGGGTCGCGCGCCGCGGCGAGCCAAGGGCGCGGGCGTGAGGTTCGCTTGAAGCCGGCCGCGGGCCTTGGTATGAGATGGACAGCGCGGCAGCGCGCGGGTCGGCTCGGTGGGCGGGTGGAGCCGCTGCGGTGAGGCCGGCGAGAAAGCGAGAGCGACGGTGAAGAAGATCGAAGCGGTGGTGCGGCCCTTCAAGCTTGACGAGGTCAAAGAGAGCCTCAGCGATCTCGGCGTCCAGGGGATGACGGTAACTGAGGTCAAGGGCTTCGGGCGCACCGGCGGCAAGATGGAAGTCTATCGCGGATCGGCCTATGTCGTGGACTTCGTACCCAAGGTCAAGGTCGAGGTCGTGGTCGTCGACACGCTGGTCGCGCAGGTCGTCGAGGCGTTGATCGGCGCCGCGCGCACGGGCCGCATCGGGGACGGGAAGATCTTCGTCACGCCCGTCGAAGAGGCCGTGCGGATCCGTACGGGCGAGACCGGCGAGCAGGCGCTATAGCCGTCCCCACGAGCGCCCTGAGGGCCTTCGCCGAGGGCCAGGGCTCCGCGGCTTCCCGCTTCGGCGCCGCCGGGGGCGCCGCGCTCGGTTTTCGGCTTGGTTTGACCCCGCGCATCCACCTTCCTATAATGACTGGCCAATTCCTGGCGGATCCGGTCGGCGGGTGGCTGGTCTGAGCAATGCGATGAAGGACAACGGATCGGTACTTGCGG
The Pseudomonadota bacterium DNA segment above includes these coding regions:
- a CDS encoding P-II family nitrogen regulator; the encoded protein is MKKIEAVVRPFKLDEVKESLSDLGVQGMTVTEVKGFGRTGGKMEVYRGSAYVVDFVPKVKVEVVVVDTLVAQVVEALIGAARTGRIGDGKIFVTPVEEAVRIRTGETGEQAL